Sequence from the Amaranthus tricolor cultivar Red isolate AtriRed21 chromosome 1, ASM2621246v1, whole genome shotgun sequence genome:
TAATCATGTAGGTAAATTCAAGTAGCTCCTATACTTGGAATCTCAATAACTCAATTCAACCATGTTAATTGTCAAACATATCTATAATTCCCTCCATGTTCTTGATATTAGCAGTTAAATACACCTATTCCTATcacatttactttttacacattttcaaaacaatatatgaatttcaatattttaaaataagcattattaaaaattgtaaaatatatatagtaAAAAACTAAACATTAAAACAAATCTTACAATATCTTACATAGATATATTTATCTTATGTGcatatcttttaaaaaattaaattttttctatCCTTAAACTGAAGtattttacataaaaagaacattaaaaacagaaaataatattattataaattatcttttttgatttgttatacttttatatttgacaaCGTATGTATTCCAAATATCATTCACCAACTCATTCAATATATTTATCTCTTCTACACATTTTTTTCATCAACATACTTTTTACCCTTTTGTTTCACTACTCTACCAAACACtaaaagtaaatataaattGGTGTAATGATTTGAAGAGAACAAAGgaaatctttgatgaaactcaTGGTATGAAATTATGAATGACACAAATCGTGATTCGTACCCCAATGGATTTATTATACTTCCATTACAAGCTCACAGCTCACTGctttaaaagcaaatcccagttaataatataaatcaaattgcaaaaaaaaaaaaaaaaaaaaaaaaaaagcaacgttggataaattatactccctcctattcaccttagatGTCCCGTTTATTTTTGGGACACTATTTATCTATTACTTATaagttgtattttattattaatctataagttaaaaatagtcatatgggatcttgtttgattcgttttgatgtaaattttattaatatcaactttttaaaatttttaatcatgcacaattaaatatattaaagattgaataagtgcattggatagaatgcataaagtaaatgagacacttaagatgaataggagggagtatgttgTAATCTGCTTTAGATTGTATAAAAATGGTCTGTATGAACACTAATATGAACTATATTAGCGGGATACCATGAAATCATCTTACATGAGTTTCATCGTGTATACGAGTTTCATTCAAGAGCCGAAATTTGTTTCTTCGTATTTTAAAATCGGATATCATTCGATTATTTTTCGGCAACACTTCAATAATCAATTGACAGATTTCATCATAAAGTCTCTTGAGAATATGAAAGTCTGTCTTTAGACTCGCCATCCTTCTTATTACCGAAATCTGGGTATGAGTTTCACAACCAAGATACAGAGGTAAGTTGGCAGCTTTTAACATTTTAAAGAATTGTCTTGATTGAGGGTTCGAATCTTCTTCAATATGTAAGGGCGATTGTGGTACATTAGCGACGACATCATCACAATAAGGTAGAAAATGATGTGTATCAGGAAATTTACTCACAGCTGCATCGTACACCATTTATGCATACGGATTTTGAATTGTGTTCTACTGTTGCTCTACCGGAGCCAACACATTAACTGGTGCACCTTCAGAACATTTATGCAGGTGCTAATCGTAGTAGTTTTCAACAAAGCTTTTCTTTAACAAATGATCTCTAACGACTTCTAGAGTAAACAGTTTACAGTTATCACACTGTTTACACGGACATCTAACATCATCtggatttttttctttctaaattgtataaattcttcaacttcttttaaatatctaatattataaactcctttacaacttcgcttatacatccaacttctttcactACATAAGTCCATTACTCTGCGAAATACGTAACACggaaaatattaaaacaaaaaaagccGAAAAGTCAGACAACTTTACAGAATACCGACCAATTTCCGACTAGATGTTGGTCGCAAATCAGTTGGTAACTGAAAAGTTGTTCCCCACTAACACGCCTGTCATAGCATCTTTAatagaatttcaaattttgaaattcGAATTTCCGACTAATCTGCAAACAAAATCTGGTCAGAATTTAGTCggtatattattaaaaaaaatctaatgagCTTTTAGGGCGGCCATTTGTTTCGTGAATATTATAAGTACTAGATACAAATAGTagtttttcttgattatatCTTCGTATGTATTataaaaaagtgaaaatattaaatatatgtttctcAAAGCTAATAGCATCGTAAATTTTACCTATTGTCTATTGCTTTTGTTGCAACAtcaaattttattaagaaaaatttgcAAATCAGAGCTTTCAAATTGTGCGAATTTCAgccttaaaaaataaacatataggCCGTAATTAGCACAAGTGTCCAATTTAAAAGCTCcaattcacaaattattcttttactaattttagtaagattttatTGTTGCAACTTAATATAAGTAAATAATACGATgcttaatttcattaaatttgaGGAATATATTTTCATCATTTCTAACATATTTTTATAGAACATACAAGAATATCATTAAGAAAAACTACTATTTCGAGTAAgtacttataattatttaaaaaaaatagccgCACCTAAAagctcattaaaaaaaatttcaaaataaatacaacATATATCATAACATAATAAACAATGCATATATAACATAAtgtaattaacattaatgaaaatataactaaaattcatgaaacaataaataatgtaattaacaggaaaaaaaaaacatcgtGATAGTGTTAAGAATACTTGTAATTTTGAGAGATAAtgtaaatatgataattttgtataaagaaatgaaattatttaGGAGAAAGAAAGTTTTATAGAGTGTGAGAAGTGAAATGAGTGAAGAAAATTGTTAAGTTGGTTAAGGGTATTTATAAAAGGAATACGAGTTTTTCCGACTAATTACCGACCACCCTCCGACAACTTGCTCCTCTCCAAAAATGCCGACTAACAGAGCAGTCAGAAAAATACCAACTCTTTGTTTAGTCGGTAATCAATCGGAGGTTCCTACCAAGTATCTGGTAGTAGGAATTTAGTCAGAAATTTTGACTATTTGAGTTTAGTTGGTAATTTAGTCGGAAATCGACTGTTTGTGGGTAGTCGGAATAATTAGTCGGTAAATTGAGTTTTTTTGTAGTGAATTAGCGAATTCACACTATTGAAAACTAAATATGGACATGAAATTTAAAAGCAAATACTCTATCTATCCGTATAAGATTGCAATAAGATAACATTGTACACATTATTTATGATGGAGATAATTATAAgattaaaaataagagaaaattaaagaatatgTGTGAGTAAATAATAGAAGTAAATAATCAAAGAAAATGGTGGTAAAATCAAGCaaagataaaaatataacaaagttGAAGAAACTAACTAAAAGTTGTCAAACGATTAGTGAAAGTCAACTATTGAAAAACTAAATATGGATAGGAAGTTAAAAATCTTAACCGTGATTAAATCACCACAaagacaaaaatataatatttaaataaacaaaatcaaaaaatataaattaaaataataaatctttcATCATATCACATCGTACAGTACACATAAGGGTGACTTAACCtcacaaataaccgttatttaccaAGACCTTCTCCTGTCCATCTCCATCCCTTTTCTTATTTGTAgggtgttttatttattgttcttaAAAAatgctttttatttatatcattaatttttgacaaaaataaccttgtttatctaatttaatttttcaataatacTTATTGTCTccacataattttattttaacatttttatagaaGTATCTTATAGTCCTCCTATATttctcactaactttataaaaatattcttttattaGTTATGGTCCTTATATATTTTcaactaactttcttttaatatcttttaaatGTTCATACTCTCCATTTGTCCTCCATCAAATTTGTAATTcaatcaaataatatatttactatttaaatttttttttttaactcttGTGAGCGTTTTTTGTACGAACTTCATTAAGAAACGaaaaaagttatatatatatatatatatatatatatatatatatatatatatatatatatatatatataaaagattgCAACAAAATGACATTGTATACTTTACTAAGAAATCggtgaaaataattaaattacatagataatattaaaaaaaaaaagataatattaaaaataagagaaaataaaaattatatacatgTATAGTAACTAAAAATTGGTGGGACcataatctaaataaaaatatagcaaagcTAAATGAGACTTGTTAAAAGGAAATACAAATTTTTGTGTAAGGCGGTTTCTTTGATTGGGTtagcctattatatatttttaaaaaactgtaagtagaaattaaaaaaaaaatgtaaataaacatttaagatattgaaagtaggcattaaaaatacgaaaataagcattaagaataatataagtaaatattaagaatacgataagtagatattaatttttagtgGGTTGGGTTTGAGATACGTCTACCAGCACACTAACTAAAAAGGAAAAGGGTAATTTTGGGGGAGAGAGGAAGGAAATACTATAAAACGATCAATAATCGGCTACAAGAATTAGAATCAACAACCACCACCACATCCTCCACCGCCACATCCACCGCCACCACCGCAATTGCTTCCACCGCCAGCATCACCACCGTAAACTCCAAAACCAGCGGCGGCGCCTCCTGTAGTACTATACACAGACGCACATCGTCTCGCCGGAACATCCCGTCTTCTTCTTCTATCCTTGTTTTGTTGCTCAAAACCATCTGCACAACCAAATACGAGCATGGAGATTATTGAAATTGACATCACCATCAAACATACAAACAATACCAATCCGCCATAATTTCTCCATAATTCCGAATCTCCATATATGCCTCTCAACAATCTCGccattttttcttaattgaaaattttagatactcctaaattaatattaaatgtaCGCAATTACAAAAGCTTGAGCAATTATAAGGTTTAAGGCATATTTATATGGTTTTTGGTTACTAGTCCTTTTCTGAAACTTATCAAGTTTCACTAATAAAAAGTTTTCATTGACTATTAACAAGTTGAGATTTAAATAAGATCATTTTAGTAATTAATAGCTTGATTAAGAATGAAGTAATCACATGAAGtacttttttataaatttagttGAAGATTAAATTTTCaacatttataaatatattgatgaaataaatgaatatgattttgatgAGTGAGATAAATCAGAGAGAAATAAAAGTACGACGAAAAATAAAGTACTCTGGAACTAGTATAATAACCTGTGCAATACATGAACttttaaatacattaataatttaatgaaattttagactaataaaatattaaataaaggtGGATAATAGATATTTACATATGTATATTGtaattgaaaaagaattaaatataaAGAAACCCAAAATAAGTTGTTAATAGAGAGTTTATAGATTTTGAAACACCTCTTTATATACTAAATTCTCAGTACAATGACATATTTCACCCTCCTTGTCGCATATGATAATTCGTAGTCTTTTCTTGCTAGTCACTCAGGAAATGGCGACGTAAAATTATCCATGACTAAAAACAGACTTAGGTAGGAACAGACCAATATGGAATACTGTTTGTCCTTGACTTTTATTAATAGTCATTAATTTTTCAGGTTCCTCTATCATTCTGAATTTCTAAAATGTAATTTAAACTCATAGTTATTCTAGAACATATTATTAAACAACACTAAAGGTTCAGAGAAGAGAAATGGTATAAACAAATTAATTGGAATGGCCATACGGGGCTATTTATATTCTAATTTCTGCTATTAAAGTGTTTATACACTTTTACTTCTATAAAGAAATAATTACATTACagaaaatcaaacaatattttaaattgattgatttttttgcattatatttggTAGCTAAAATAGTCTAATTGCCTACACACTGATTGaatttggttgattttttggcattaatttatttgtttccatAATTTTCATTTGGTTTAATAATTTgacatttttcctaaaattcaaaattgtaattatggtaGTCTAACGATGTAAATGACTgattttaataatcaattaaatgaaatttatgtcattttagtttttaaCAACTATTGCTAGAAAAAGGGCAATTATATACTTAtagtaatttaataaattgcaGTATAATTGGAATGaatgtaatttaattttcaatataattttcTATCAGTGTATATTagtattttatctattttccaatatgattttctaaactgtacatatatatgtaacagtataattggaataattgtgatttattgcatccattaatgtacaaatttttccaaaaatgcaAATGTCTAACTAtggtaatttaaaaaatacaaattagccAAATTCCATCAATATTGTCCAATGAAAAAAGACAAATAGCATGCTCACAATCAAATTGTCTTTTgctattatacaataaaattaatagaatgtatgatttatgtcatttcaatttttaacaACTATTGCTGGAAAAAAGGGCAATTATGTACTTTTGgtaatttaataaattgcaGTATAATTGGAATGAATGTAATTTATTttgcagtataattttctaccagtgtaattttagtattttatttattttccagtataatttttaaattgtacatttatatataacagTGTAATTTGAATAACTGTAATTTATTACAtccattaatatataaattttttcaaaaatgcaaATGTGTAAATATGGTAATTCAAAAAATGTTTATTAgtcaaatttcattaatattatccaacaaaaaaaaagacaaatgataTGCTCACAATCAAATTGTCTTTTGctattatacaattaaatttttaatagaatgtatgattaatttttttcttgtaaGATATaaccaaattaatttataatctataactattactaaaactaAAACAATGTATCTATCTATTCTATTCTATATAATATaactattaataaaacaaaacattgcGGACATTACAatcttttaaaattgtttatgtgttatatcatcaacaaaaattttcCCTCTAAAATCAATGATGATGTCATAATTATTGACtaatatttatttctttgactttattacttCTTAATATAACTATGACAATATGATAGaatgaatataatttatacaGTTGTTGAGAGTGAAATGAAATACATCTATAATGTAaagttttatttcttaaaaCTTCAATTACTTACTCCTTatgttcttttttgttcttgtttattttttacacaGTTTTTAAAGCAAATAATGAGCctcaatatttctaaatacgTATAATAAAGAatcataaaaaatacataataaaaagtatatattaagacaaatctaacaagatctcatatgaatatattttatcttctaaatatgtctcaaaaacattaatcaaatttctctctgcTTAAGATGAAATATTTCAAACGGCAACAATATTAGAGAACGGAGGCAGTAgtttatacaaatatgtcaGAAAATGTAATAAAGTCGTACATCGCATGGACATTATCTAGTTGAAACTATAGCAAATTTGAAACTTGAGAGAATGGAGAAAATATACCTTTGTACCACTTTATAAAATCACGATAAGCTGGGTTGGATTTAGCTGGTTGTTCTGGTTGTTTACGGGTTCACATGAAAGACTATGAATTGAACCGCTCTTAGTTgccttaatttaaaaaatttagaatgtaaatttttatagTGACATTTGTAGGATGAGTACAATCTCGTGCTTGGGCTTGGGCTTAGGCTTGGACTTCGACTTAagatatgaaattaaaaaattcaaagttaAATGTGAGTTTTTGAGATACTtgagcgaaaaaaaaaattaattaattaaacgaCGAATCAAACTTTTTCCAAAACTAAGCGTGAAAATTCCAGATctatggtttggagctgttcgcagttactaactgcgaacagctataaaagacaaaatagctgttcgcagttagtatcTGCGAACAGCCATTTTGTCctttatagctgttcgcagttagtaactgcgaacagctaattaaattttttttttcctttatttttaagttgttgtttgttgtaattgcactagagacattagaataggtaattacaagtcgatgtatctttaaggcggcatgattcatcaccaaaactccgatcattcataagtcaaagtttggaggctatgataaagtaattaaacatatatatacaacaaaatatatacaaatgtttgaaatatacaactcaattaaaatatatatatatatgtacatagtcgatccaaatacacaaaagttaaacgttaacgctcacgaaCCCTCATCTAccttatccaactgagttggtctccttcgcctcctacgatagaaaGAGGCGTTCGCGTGacgctctggcagtggaggggactggtactgtgatggctgtgatggcccagcctgcgaggttcCCGCAgcgtcaacggggtatgaatgatccatctcctccaaatggtagtcataagcaggagatgagacgtgcgtatgggcgGTAGTCGGTGAGGGCTgtgcagcgacttccggtatgaagtgctggaactgcgagccgaaaagcatgccatgcgcaatctccctcaccggctcctcctggctgtaccgcatcacgtctgccacaccttgtgcctgcaattaatatttagataatgtaacattttattatttaattggcaacttaatcaaataaatgcaaatgaagacttacaaattgggtcatcgtaggcgcagcaggtagggctgcacacggtccggtctggtctggtttgacagaaaaatcagaccataccagaaattccggtctggaaatttttcagaccagaccagaccagtcaaaagaccagaccggaccagaccagaccgttctagaacggtctggtctggtctggtctacgggtttttttttttttttgaaatttttttaattgagtgagaatctaagataaacgataatctgtaaacaaaatacatcatcaaatccaaaatacatcatcatcaaatacATCAGCAATATCCTCCATCAAATACATCATCAAAATACATCAGCAATAGCGAATTGCCGACTTCATCCATGAATATGCATCATTGCATCAAGGAACATCAATAACTGAAGGAGCCAAATTGATCTTCGATAACTctatacaataaaaacaaacatcaaaaaatatgattttataaaataaacataatactaaTCATGATATGAAAGATCACATACCGTTCTCTAGTTGTGCTATATCCTCCAAGCACTCCTCAACTTTTAGAGAAGAAGCACGAAGCCAATCTTGACAAGAAATAAGAGCTTCTGCCATCTTTGGACTTAATGAACTTCGAAATGAATCTAGAACTCGACCTCCAGTACTAAAGGCACTTTCCGATGCAACTGTGGATACAGGAATGGCTAGCACATCACGAGCTACAAGAGAAAGAATTGGAAACCTTGAACTATTGTTTTTCCACCATGTCAAAATATCAAAGTCATCTCCATCTTCTTCTGTAACCTCATCTAAATACTTGTCCACCTCTGTTTTAGTCAATTCCCCATCCTCACGAGActctttgaattttttaaacttagatCTCATAAGTCCTTTTTTCGGAAGACCAGGTTCTACATCTTTGCTAGAACTTGAAGCACCATCACTTTGAACTATTGTTGCGGATGTGGAATGAAAGTCTTTGTATTCATTATATAAATCATAAAGGGCATTCTTTACCCGCATACAAACAACAGAAGCATTATTATCTTTTGTGTACATTTGTCTTATCCCAAATTC
This genomic interval carries:
- the LOC130797829 gene encoding zinc finger BED domain-containing protein RICESLEEPER 2-like; the protein is MYTKDNNASVVCMRVKNALYDLYNEYKDFHSTSATIVQSDGASSSSKDVEPGLPKKGLMRSKFKKFKESREDGELTKTEVDKYLDEVTEEDGDDFDILTWWKNNSSRFPILSLVARDVLAIPVSTVASESAFSTGGRVLDSFRSSLSPKMAEALISCQDWLRASSLKVEECLEDIAQLENELSKINLAPSVIDVP